The Armatimonadota bacterium genome window below encodes:
- a CDS encoding aquaporin, translating to MNRKLVAEFLGTFGIVFAPVMASAAKTDLAIAAWVSGLAVTAMIYIFGPTSGAQFNPAVTLALTLSGKHDKKDAIPYMAAQFLGGLAARLLGLLLFGGAFGTHVPAAPDQAIRNVGTETVLSAILMAVIFAVIRKENSFAPLVIGLTVVLLVMMGGNITGGSMNSARSLGPDLVGGSATYGTLWVYLVGPPVGMMLAWLLESKVLSTEAA from the coding sequence TTGAACAGAAAGCTCGTTGCCGAGTTCCTCGGGACGTTTGGAATCGTCTTTGCTCCCGTCATGGCGTCGGCAGCAAAGACCGATCTCGCCATCGCCGCCTGGGTCTCCGGACTCGCGGTGACAGCGATGATCTACATCTTTGGCCCGACCTCGGGTGCCCAGTTCAATCCGGCCGTAACGCTTGCGCTCACTCTAAGTGGCAAGCATGACAAGAAGGATGCGATTCCTTACATGGCGGCTCAATTTCTCGGCGGCCTAGCCGCCAGACTGCTGGGTCTGCTCCTCTTTGGTGGGGCATTCGGAACTCACGTCCCGGCGGCCCCGGATCAGGCAATTCGAAACGTTGGCACCGAGACCGTCCTTTCGGCCATTCTCATGGCTGTCATCTTCGCGGTGATCCGCAAAGAGAACTCGTTTGCTCCGTTGGTGATCGGGCTCACAGTGGTGTTGCTCGTCATGATGGGTGGAAACATCACCGGAGGCTCGATGAACTCTGCTCGTTCCCTCGGGCCGGATCTCGTCGGTGGTTCGGCGACTTACGGAACCCTTTGGGTGTATCTGGTTGGACCTCCAGTTGGCATGATGTTGGCCTGGCTCCTCGAGTCAAAAGTGCTCTCTACGGAAGCCGCTTGA
- a CDS encoding arsenate reductase ArsC — translation MKTVIFLCVHNAGRSQMAEAFVNHEAKARGLDIKGESAGTVGGKQLNPMAVEAMAELGISMEGQHPKLMTQDMVDGADKIISMGCGVDAAACPAKFILTEDWGLDDPAGQGIETVRVIRDQIRGHMVKLLEEMG, via the coding sequence ATGAAGACCGTCATCTTCCTCTGCGTCCATAACGCAGGTCGTTCTCAAATGGCTGAGGCCTTCGTGAATCATGAGGCCAAAGCTCGGGGTCTTGACATCAAGGGCGAATCCGCCGGAACTGTCGGTGGAAAGCAGCTCAACCCAATGGCCGTCGAAGCCATGGCGGAACTCGGAATCAGCATGGAAGGGCAGCATCCGAAGCTGATGACCCAAGACATGGTCGATGGTGCGGACAAAATCATCTCAATGGGTTGCGGCGTCGATGCCGCCGCATGTCCCGCCAAGTTCATCCTCACCGAAGATTGGGGTCTCGATGACCCCGCCGGACAGGGGATCGAGACTGTTCGCGTGATCCGTGACCAGATTCGAGGACACATGGTGAAACTCCTGGAGGAGATGGGTTGA